A genomic segment from Roseofilum capinflatum BLCC-M114 encodes:
- a CDS encoding Uma2 family endonuclease — translation MIQLYPHPKQKSLPTMYELPSENPEEPGLPDEFHDYQPDLLTQTCQSPCYQEQDYFIASDLNLYYDSNHPLWYKRPDWFVVLGAKRSRNQQELRLSYVIWQEEISPFLVIELASPGTEDEDLGRTEREEKKPPTKWEVYEQILQVPYYLIYDRYQNQLRGFILNAGRYEPLDLSEKKVWLEELGLGLALWQGEYEGVEGLWLRFCDADGNWIPTPSERAEREQQRAERAKLELQQLRDKLRQLDIDPDSL, via the coding sequence ATGATTCAACTCTATCCCCATCCCAAGCAGAAATCCCTGCCCACCATGTATGAGCTACCCAGCGAAAACCCGGAGGAACCTGGATTGCCTGATGAATTTCATGACTACCAACCCGATTTACTCACCCAAACTTGTCAATCTCCCTGCTACCAAGAACAAGACTATTTTATCGCCAGCGATCTCAATCTCTACTATGACAGCAATCATCCCCTCTGGTACAAACGCCCCGATTGGTTTGTGGTGTTGGGAGCCAAGCGTAGCCGAAATCAACAAGAGTTACGCCTCAGTTATGTGATTTGGCAAGAAGAAATCAGTCCCTTTCTGGTGATTGAGTTAGCCTCCCCAGGAACGGAAGATGAAGATTTAGGACGTACAGAGCGTGAAGAGAAAAAACCACCGACAAAATGGGAAGTTTACGAACAAATTTTACAGGTTCCCTATTATCTGATTTACGATCGCTATCAAAATCAGTTGCGGGGGTTTATCCTCAATGCTGGCAGATACGAACCCCTGGATTTATCGGAAAAGAAGGTGTGGTTAGAAGAATTAGGTTTAGGTTTGGCACTATGGCAAGGAGAATATGAGGGAGTGGAGGGGTTATGGTTGCGTTTCTGCGATGCAGATGGCAACTGGATACCCACACCAAGCGAGCGAGCAGAACGAGAGCAGCAACGAGCAGAACGAGCGAAATTAGAATTACAACAACTACGGGATAAACTGCGACAGCTCGATATCGATCCCGACTCCCTGTAA
- a CDS encoding ferredoxin--nitrite reductase — translation MTTVPSTEKLNKFERFKAEKDGLAVKEELEQFAQIGWESIDETDRDQRLKWLGIFFRPVTPGKFMLRMRMPNGILTSEQMRTLAEITQKYGEDGNADITTRQNLQLRGIRLEDIPQIFQKFEQVGLTSIQSGMDNVRNITGSPVAGIDGAELIDTRPLVQATQDMITNSGQGNPEFTNLPRKFNIAIAGGRDNSVHAEINDIAYVPAYKDSILGFNVIVGGFFSGKRCEAAIPLDAWIEPNDCVAVSRAILEVYRDHGLRANRQKSRLMWLIDEWGIERFRATVEEQLGKRLQEAAPKDEFDWDKRDHIGVYPQKQAGLNYVGLHIPVGRLYAPDMFELARLAEVYGNAEIRLTVEQNAIIPNIPDSRLEAFLAEPLLEKFSLNPDPLSRALVSCTGSQFCKFALIETKNQANAMIAELSQELTLEKPVRIHWTGCPNSCGQPQVADIGLMGTKTRKDGKSVEAVDIFMGGKVGKEAQLGEKVMKGIPCEDLKPVLRNLLVEQFGAQPKPGYVAPVNPEVNGNGKKSHTSEPVAPPVGTVQLTKMGKTFTCYEGESILEAAERSGIDLDSSCRSGTCGTCQQHLVFGEVRYLQDPQALGKQEEVILTCSAHPVGDIVLDV, via the coding sequence ATGACCACCGTTCCCTCCACCGAAAAACTCAATAAATTTGAACGATTTAAGGCCGAAAAAGACGGATTAGCCGTCAAAGAGGAACTCGAACAATTTGCCCAAATTGGGTGGGAATCCATAGACGAAACTGACCGCGACCAACGGCTCAAATGGCTGGGAATCTTCTTCCGGCCCGTCACCCCCGGCAAATTCATGCTCAGAATGCGGATGCCTAATGGTATCCTCACCAGCGAACAAATGCGAACTTTAGCCGAAATTACCCAAAAATATGGAGAAGACGGCAATGCCGATATTACCACAAGGCAAAACTTGCAACTGCGAGGTATTCGCCTAGAAGACATTCCCCAAATCTTCCAGAAATTCGAGCAAGTGGGCTTAACTTCCATACAATCGGGGATGGATAATGTGCGAAATATCACCGGTTCTCCCGTCGCTGGCATTGATGGCGCTGAACTGATTGATACCCGCCCCCTGGTGCAGGCAACCCAGGACATGATTACTAATTCTGGTCAAGGGAACCCTGAGTTTACTAATTTACCTCGAAAATTCAACATTGCGATCGCCGGCGGCCGAGACAACTCCGTTCATGCCGAAATCAACGACATCGCCTACGTTCCCGCCTACAAAGACAGTATCCTCGGCTTCAACGTTATCGTCGGCGGCTTCTTCTCCGGCAAACGCTGCGAAGCCGCCATTCCCCTAGACGCTTGGATAGAACCCAATGACTGCGTAGCCGTCAGCCGCGCCATTCTCGAAGTCTACCGAGACCATGGACTGCGGGCAAACCGCCAAAAATCCAGACTCATGTGGCTCATTGACGAATGGGGAATCGAACGCTTCCGAGCCACCGTCGAAGAACAACTCGGCAAACGTCTCCAAGAAGCCGCCCCCAAAGACGAATTCGACTGGGACAAGCGCGACCACATCGGAGTTTACCCGCAAAAACAAGCTGGACTCAACTATGTTGGACTGCACATTCCCGTCGGTCGGCTCTATGCCCCCGATATGTTTGAACTCGCCCGGCTTGCTGAGGTATACGGCAATGCAGAAATTCGGCTCACTGTCGAACAAAATGCCATTATTCCGAACATTCCCGACTCCCGTCTAGAAGCCTTCCTCGCTGAACCTCTATTAGAGAAATTCAGCCTCAACCCCGACCCCCTCTCCCGCGCCCTCGTCTCCTGTACCGGTTCCCAATTCTGCAAATTTGCCTTGATTGAAACCAAAAATCAGGCCAACGCTATGATTGCAGAACTGAGTCAGGAATTAACCCTAGAAAAACCGGTTCGCATCCATTGGACAGGATGCCCCAACTCCTGCGGACAACCCCAAGTCGCCGATATCGGCTTAATGGGAACCAAAACCCGCAAAGACGGGAAAAGCGTAGAAGCCGTTGATATCTTCATGGGGGGAAAAGTCGGCAAAGAAGCACAACTGGGCGAAAAAGTCATGAAAGGTATCCCCTGCGAAGACCTCAAACCCGTCTTACGCAACCTGCTTGTTGAGCAATTTGGGGCCCAACCGAAACCGGGCTATGTAGCCCCAGTGAACCCAGAAGTTAACGGCAATGGGAAAAAATCTCACACCTCTGAACCGGTTGCACCCCCTGTGGGAACGGTGCAATTAACCAAAATGGGTAAAACCTTCACCTGTTATGAGGGCGAGTCCATCTTGGAAGCCGCAGAACGGTCAGGTATTGACCTAGATTCGAGTTGCCGTTCTGGAACTTGTGGAACCTGTCAACAACACTTGGTTTTTGGAGAAGTTCGCTATCTCCAAGACCCTCAAGCTTTGGGTAAACAGGAGGAAGTCATCCTCACCTGTAGCGCTCATCCCGTCGGAGACATTGTTCTTGACGTTTAG
- a CDS encoding OmpA family protein, which translates to MAEDLNKPQTEESIEEDPLTQLRNLLIPPESYELQSKQKELQELKQELASLQKKGPDVQELTRVLVPVVGEEVKRYLMRSPTSLMQWLHPALTSTIKDNKQEIAETLIPLMPKQNQGMLSPGNWDRLLDELLRGVDERIEESLKESDERTRKQFDRWLRTDLMEYIETHSEDVVHLILPQLVPPLQKQLKRALQPYLEQQQELLESQLQQQLTEWMTQRLQESREELVRLLTPKEQPALPSVEDLQPAIAAQVNTQLSEKLSEYVQNQTLPDSSELVKSLQPTLESLIGQRVEQVQGELLGQINLPENPDMQQLESALLSQLEGLVQAKIDSRVEALVAEKIETALAGLPPAPEPSEQRTPEELMELLSPQIEELIAAKGGTGEGEKAPHVPATLVFKEKVENLRSGGISKVWLAALAWVVAIALLPLGWFAYRSMRETRLSRQITEVLAASPTLAPYRLDAQVRGDEVTLTGQLPDPSLQATVERVMEENAPNLELENQVEIIAPPPTPEEIQAEVTRVEATLDQLDGISISAEYANGEVTVTGTVIQAADATRITQAFTEIPGVEAVTNTVQVQPPQIPIRIYFTVNSAQLPTTDIRVKIIPLVTLLKRYPELNLKIAGHISPDQEEENGQTLSRQRAEAVQKVLIQQGIDPKRLQVEAIAYPPADVNPNQADWLKRAVVFYPQ; encoded by the coding sequence ATGGCAGAGGATCTAAACAAACCACAAACAGAAGAGTCAATTGAAGAAGATCCTTTAACACAACTGCGGAATCTACTTATCCCACCGGAATCTTATGAGTTGCAAAGCAAACAAAAAGAATTGCAAGAGCTGAAGCAAGAATTGGCAAGCTTACAGAAGAAAGGGCCGGATGTGCAGGAGTTAACGCGGGTGTTAGTGCCGGTGGTGGGGGAGGAGGTGAAGCGGTATTTAATGCGATCGCCCACTAGCCTGATGCAATGGCTTCATCCAGCCTTGACTAGCACCATTAAAGACAACAAGCAGGAAATTGCCGAAACCCTGATTCCTCTGATGCCGAAACAGAATCAGGGGATGCTCTCTCCAGGAAATTGGGATCGGCTGTTGGATGAACTGCTGCGGGGAGTTGATGAGCGGATTGAAGAGTCCTTGAAAGAGTCGGATGAGCGAACCCGTAAGCAGTTCGATCGCTGGCTACGGACGGATCTGATGGAGTATATTGAAACTCACTCGGAGGATGTGGTGCATCTGATTTTACCTCAGTTAGTGCCGCCGTTGCAAAAGCAACTTAAACGCGCCCTCCAACCCTATTTAGAACAGCAACAGGAACTACTCGAAAGCCAATTACAGCAGCAGTTAACGGAGTGGATGACGCAACGACTGCAAGAGTCGCGGGAAGAGTTGGTAAGGTTGCTGACTCCCAAGGAGCAGCCTGCGTTGCCTTCGGTGGAGGATCTGCAACCGGCGATCGCCGCTCAGGTGAACACTCAATTGTCTGAGAAGTTATCAGAGTATGTGCAAAACCAAACATTACCGGATTCTTCGGAGCTGGTAAAAAGTTTGCAACCGACGCTAGAGAGCTTAATTGGACAACGGGTGGAGCAGGTACAAGGGGAATTATTGGGACAGATCAACCTGCCGGAAAATCCGGATATGCAACAGCTCGAATCTGCCCTATTGAGTCAGTTAGAAGGATTAGTGCAAGCCAAAATTGATAGTCGCGTAGAAGCGCTAGTTGCAGAAAAGATCGAAACTGCCTTAGCCGGATTGCCTCCAGCACCTGAACCCTCGGAACAACGCACACCAGAAGAGTTAATGGAACTGCTCAGTCCCCAAATTGAGGAGTTAATCGCCGCTAAAGGGGGGACTGGAGAGGGAGAAAAAGCACCCCATGTACCGGCTACCTTGGTGTTTAAGGAAAAAGTGGAAAACCTGCGCTCTGGCGGTATTTCTAAGGTTTGGCTGGCGGCTCTGGCTTGGGTGGTGGCGATCGCCCTGTTGCCATTAGGCTGGTTTGCCTATCGCTCGATGCGGGAAACCCGGTTAAGTCGCCAAATTACAGAAGTTTTGGCGGCTTCACCCACCCTTGCGCCCTATCGCTTAGATGCACAAGTGAGAGGGGATGAGGTGACGTTAACCGGACAATTGCCCGATCCGAGTTTACAAGCAACCGTAGAACGGGTGATGGAGGAAAATGCCCCGAATTTGGAGTTAGAGAATCAGGTAGAAATTATTGCCCCCCCTCCCACACCGGAAGAAATTCAAGCAGAGGTCACCAGGGTAGAGGCAACATTGGATCAGTTAGATGGTATTTCCATTTCGGCTGAGTATGCCAATGGGGAAGTTACGGTAACTGGGACGGTGATTCAAGCTGCTGATGCTACTCGCATCACTCAAGCGTTTACGGAAATTCCCGGAGTCGAAGCGGTAACTAATACGGTGCAAGTGCAACCCCCACAAATTCCGATTCGCATTTATTTTACCGTCAATTCCGCCCAGTTACCGACGACAGATATCCGAGTAAAAATTATTCCCTTGGTAACGCTGTTGAAACGCTACCCCGAATTAAACCTGAAAATTGCCGGCCATATTAGTCCCGATCAGGAAGAAGAAAACGGTCAAACCTTGAGCCGTCAACGGGCGGAAGCGGTGCAAAAGGTGCTGATTCAGCAGGGCATCGATCCCAAGCGGCTTCAGGTGGAGGCGATCGCCTATCCGCCAGCCGATGTCAACCCTAACCAAGCGGATTGGCTCAAGCGAGCTGTTGTTTTTTATCCCCAGTAA
- a CDS encoding MFS transporter — translation MLKEMWSFQGRYKILHMTWFAFFLSFVVWFNLAPLATAVREDFGLEVGQIRTLAICNVALTVPARIIIGMLLDKYGPRITYSVLLVYAAIPCIAFASAQNFSQLVISRLALSIVGAGFVIGIRMVAEWFPPKEIGLAEGIYGGWGNFGSAASAFTLPTIAAILTFGAGSLINWRLAIAGTGIIAALYGVLYFFSVQDTPPGKVYQKPKKATGLEVTTKKDFWFLMLMNIPLSGILAVLAWRLSKVGFLNTSQLYIVWACLLGLYLFQAYNCWDVNKELMLGKKRYPAEDRYDFSQVALLELTYIVNFGSELAVVSMLPAFFEGTFGLSKQAAGMIAASYAFMNLMSRPGGGLISDRLGSRKMTMAVLTGCMGIAYLMMGRVTGGWFLPLAVMLTMMCSFFVQAGEGSTFAMVPLVKRRVTGQIAGNVGAYGNVGAVAYLTLFSLLPSGDVGNRVFFEVLGVASLIVAFLCAFFLKEPKGSFADHHEGEMEATTVPHVEPIAAE, via the coding sequence ATGCTCAAAGAAATGTGGTCATTCCAGGGCAGATACAAAATTCTGCACATGACCTGGTTCGCCTTCTTCCTCTCCTTCGTCGTTTGGTTCAACCTCGCCCCCCTAGCCACCGCCGTTAGAGAAGACTTCGGTCTCGAAGTCGGCCAAATTCGCACCCTTGCCATCTGTAACGTCGCCCTCACCGTACCCGCCCGGATTATCATCGGGATGCTCCTGGACAAATACGGGCCCAGAATCACCTACTCTGTCCTGCTCGTCTATGCAGCCATTCCCTGCATCGCCTTCGCCAGCGCCCAAAACTTTAGCCAACTGGTCATTAGCCGACTCGCCCTCAGCATCGTCGGTGCAGGTTTCGTCATTGGCATTCGCATGGTTGCCGAATGGTTCCCCCCCAAAGAAATTGGTCTCGCTGAAGGCATCTATGGAGGATGGGGAAACTTTGGTTCTGCTGCTTCCGCCTTCACCCTACCCACCATTGCCGCCATTCTCACCTTCGGAGCCGGTAGCCTCATCAACTGGCGACTCGCCATTGCCGGAACCGGAATTATTGCCGCCCTCTATGGAGTCCTCTACTTCTTCAGCGTCCAAGACACTCCCCCTGGCAAAGTCTATCAAAAGCCCAAGAAAGCTACCGGCCTAGAAGTCACCACCAAAAAAGACTTTTGGTTCCTAATGCTGATGAATATTCCCCTCTCTGGCATTCTGGCTGTTCTCGCTTGGCGCTTAAGTAAAGTCGGCTTTCTCAATACGTCCCAACTCTATATTGTTTGGGCTTGTTTACTCGGTCTCTATCTCTTCCAAGCCTATAACTGCTGGGACGTAAACAAAGAACTCATGCTCGGCAAAAAGCGCTATCCAGCCGAAGACCGTTATGACTTCTCCCAAGTTGCCCTCTTAGAACTCACCTATATTGTCAACTTTGGCTCAGAACTCGCAGTTGTTTCCATGCTCCCCGCCTTCTTTGAAGGAACCTTTGGCCTCAGCAAACAAGCCGCCGGTATGATTGCTGCCAGTTATGCCTTCATGAACTTAATGTCCCGTCCTGGAGGCGGTTTAATCTCCGATCGCCTCGGAAGCCGTAAAATGACTATGGCAGTATTGACCGGATGTATGGGTATTGCCTATCTGATGATGGGCCGCGTTACCGGCGGTTGGTTTTTACCCCTCGCTGTCATGCTCACCATGATGTGTTCCTTCTTCGTGCAAGCGGGAGAAGGCTCCACCTTCGCCATGGTTCCCCTCGTTAAACGCCGCGTCACTGGACAAATTGCCGGTAATGTCGGAGCCTACGGCAACGTCGGAGCCGTCGCTTACCTCACCCTCTTTAGCTTGCTCCCCTCCGGAGATGTGGGTAACCGAGTCTTCTTTGAAGTCCTAGGAGTCGCCAGTCTCATCGTCGCCTTCCTCTGCGCCTTCTTCCTCAAAGAACCCAAAGGCTCCTTCGCCGACCACCACGAAGGAGAAATGGAAGCCACGACTGTTCCCCACGTGGAACCCATTGCGGCCGAATAA
- a CDS encoding NB-ARC domain-containing protein: MPEEESKPEIQMNFEGPVGTAIGKIVHQPPKPLPVGVPQNLPLTGARVFVGRDEVMERLHEQLQRTERVAITSVTGMGGIGKTELALQYARRFLEKAYPGGVCWLEGRGVDVAVQFLSFARSRLDLNPSEEWSLKERVDYCWQHWKPEGKVLVVFDDVQEYETIEGVLPSDGRFKVLVTTRKQKWESFQRLELQVLTAEAALELLVSFVGGERIEREWETAKALCADVGYLPLALELVGRYLAKKRDLSLLKMRERLGLEHRSLQDRSAEMTAERGVAAAFELSWQDLTEEEKELGRLLSLFAPAPITWSWVETIHSEVDEEDLEDWQAGLVELSLLQRVEEERYQLHPLMREFFQVKLVDLHDAELPESITHEFAKIVKKIHLVHPRYFIKKC, encoded by the coding sequence ATGCCGGAAGAGGAGTCTAAGCCAGAAATACAGATGAATTTCGAGGGGCCAGTGGGGACGGCCATTGGTAAGATTGTCCATCAACCCCCAAAACCCCTACCGGTAGGGGTTCCGCAGAACTTGCCACTGACGGGGGCTAGGGTGTTTGTGGGACGGGATGAAGTGATGGAGCGGTTACACGAGCAGCTCCAGAGAACGGAGCGGGTGGCGATTACTTCGGTGACGGGGATGGGGGGAATTGGCAAGACGGAGTTGGCATTACAGTATGCTCGTCGGTTTCTGGAAAAAGCTTATCCGGGGGGAGTGTGCTGGTTGGAGGGGCGCGGTGTGGATGTGGCGGTGCAGTTTTTGAGCTTTGCTAGGTCGCGGCTGGATTTGAATCCTTCGGAAGAGTGGAGTTTGAAAGAGCGGGTAGATTACTGTTGGCAGCACTGGAAGCCAGAGGGTAAGGTGCTGGTGGTGTTTGATGATGTGCAGGAGTACGAGACGATTGAGGGAGTGCTGCCGTCGGATGGACGGTTTAAGGTGTTGGTGACCACGCGCAAGCAAAAGTGGGAATCCTTTCAACGCCTAGAGTTGCAGGTGTTGACAGCAGAGGCGGCATTGGAGTTATTGGTGTCATTTGTGGGAGGGGAGCGGATAGAGCGGGAGTGGGAGACAGCGAAAGCCCTGTGTGCGGATGTGGGCTATTTACCCTTGGCGTTGGAGTTGGTGGGACGGTATTTGGCCAAGAAACGGGATTTATCGTTGCTGAAGATGCGGGAGCGGTTGGGATTAGAGCATCGCTCTTTGCAGGATAGGTCGGCGGAGATGACGGCCGAGCGGGGGGTAGCTGCGGCGTTTGAGTTGAGTTGGCAAGACTTGACAGAAGAAGAGAAGGAGTTGGGACGGTTGCTGAGTTTGTTTGCTCCAGCACCGATAACTTGGTCATGGGTAGAAACGATTCATTCGGAGGTAGATGAGGAAGATTTAGAGGACTGGCAAGCAGGCTTGGTGGAATTGAGCTTATTGCAACGGGTGGAGGAAGAGCGCTATCAACTGCATCCGTTGATGCGAGAATTTTTTCAAGTAAAACTTGTCGATCTACATGATGCTGAGTTGCCAGAAAGTATAACTCATGAGTTTGCAAAAATTGTTAAAAAAATTCATTTAGTGCATCCCAGATACTTCATCAAAAAATGTTAG